The following coding sequences are from one Paenibacillus stellifer window:
- the uraD gene encoding 2-oxo-4-hydroxy-4-carboxy-5-ureidoimidazoline decarboxylase produces the protein MGTPAARLTLSALNEMSREAFTETLGGIFEHSPWVAEGAYESRPFGTVKELHEAMMRTTREAGEEHILSLLRAHPDLATRLQVTPLSAAEQKGAGLDRLTPEEFAVLTDLNVRYTEKYLFPFILAVRGKNKDDIIASISKRVNGTKETEWERAIAEIGKITKFRLEDLFGTNDGLRET, from the coding sequence ATGGGAACGCCAGCTGCACGGCTGACGCTGTCAGCATTGAATGAAATGAGCAGGGAAGCTTTTACGGAGACGCTGGGCGGCATCTTTGAGCATTCGCCCTGGGTGGCTGAAGGCGCGTACGAGTCCCGCCCTTTCGGGACGGTAAAGGAATTGCATGAGGCCATGATGAGAACAACCCGGGAAGCGGGAGAGGAACACATTCTGTCCTTGCTGCGGGCGCATCCTGATCTGGCCACAAGGCTCCAGGTGACGCCGCTGTCTGCAGCGGAGCAGAAGGGGGCCGGATTGGACCGGCTGACGCCGGAGGAATTCGCGGTTTTGACGGATTTGAACGTGAGATATACGGAGAAATATCTGTTTCCTTTCATTCTCGCCGTGCGCGGGAAGAACAAGGATGACATCATTGCATCGATTTCCAAACGGGTGAACGGTACGAAGGAGACCGAGTGGGAGCGGGCGATTGCGGAGATCGGCAAGATCACCAAGTTCCGTCTGGAGGATCTGTTTGGCACGAATGATGGACTGCGTGAAACATAG
- the uraH gene encoding hydroxyisourate hydrolase, with product MNGRLTTHVLDLMKGVPAAGLFLELRRLEGENRLLLRQAATNADGRLDAPLLEGEDMEPGEYELLFHAGDYFRKGQEEGGSGSPADIGFLNLIPIRFHIGADGGHYHVPLLLAPGGYSTYRGS from the coding sequence ATGAACGGTCGATTGACCACCCATGTGCTGGATTTGATGAAGGGCGTCCCGGCGGCCGGTCTGTTTCTGGAGCTGCGGAGGCTGGAAGGAGAGAACAGATTGCTGCTGAGGCAGGCGGCAACCAACGCTGACGGAAGGTTGGACGCGCCGCTGCTGGAGGGGGAAGACATGGAGCCCGGCGAGTATGAGCTGCTATTCCATGCAGGAGATTATTTCCGCAAGGGACAGGAAGAAGGCGGGAGCGGATCGCCGGCCGACATCGGCTTCCTTAATCTCATTCCAATCCGATTCCATATCGGCGCGGACGGCGGACATTATCATGTCCCGCTGCTGCTGGCTCCAGGCGGATACAGTACGTACCGGGGCAGCTAG